The proteins below come from a single Prolixibacter sp. NT017 genomic window:
- a CDS encoding OstA-like protein, translating into MKLPATYKNAFLFLLTVIALFSLQSYTPQSQPQKKKRRIELDHADSLMYNEKIVADAQRLIGHVRLHHQGIVMMCDSAYSYNSKNMVDAFGNVHIIQGDTLNLYGQYINYNGDTKMAKVRRDVKLVNKTITLTTDSLDFNMNTNIGYYNHGGKIVDTANVLTSWVGRYYADRDLFFFKDSVKVTNKDFVMHADTLEYQSEKERVIIVGPTTIEGTKEKGKLFSRSGWYDTQTNISELYKDSRLERNDQILEGDTLYYNKTTGDGRAFHKVKLTDLKNHTVITGKRAIYNEISDKAMVTDSALFMQYSKKDTLFMHADTLRSVPDTSVTKDTLRTKKDDKKIFLAYFGVRFYRADLQGKCDSLAYRMKDSTIEMYHDPVLWSKNNQMTADVVKMTTHEKSPDIVNMENNSFIISEEDSAKFNQISGKDMLGYIRDNNLYKVEVNGNGRSIYFAKDKDKYIGLNRVESSNINIYLTDGHINNITFITRPDAKMLPLDDVNTSETMLQGFNWRPKERPKNRYDIFPKKEQAKGKKTPGKKALAPKEKAQKQNKIESAPKSLSRTRD; encoded by the coding sequence ATGAAGCTACCGGCAACATATAAAAATGCCTTCCTCTTTCTGTTAACAGTTATTGCCCTGTTTTCACTGCAATCCTATACTCCTCAGTCACAGCCTCAGAAAAAAAAGAGACGAATAGAACTGGATCATGCCGACAGCTTGATGTACAACGAAAAAATCGTCGCTGATGCACAACGTCTAATCGGACATGTGCGACTGCATCACCAGGGAATTGTTATGATGTGTGACAGTGCCTATTCATACAATAGTAAAAACATGGTAGATGCCTTTGGAAATGTTCACATCATCCAGGGCGACACACTCAACTTATACGGACAATACATCAATTACAACGGCGACACCAAAATGGCTAAAGTCCGCCGGGACGTGAAACTCGTAAACAAAACCATCACCCTGACCACCGACTCGCTCGATTTCAACATGAATACGAATATCGGGTATTATAACCACGGTGGAAAAATCGTCGACACAGCGAACGTTCTAACCAGCTGGGTTGGCCGCTATTATGCCGATCGTGATTTGTTTTTCTTCAAGGACTCGGTGAAGGTGACCAACAAAGATTTTGTGATGCACGCTGATACGCTGGAGTACCAAAGCGAAAAAGAACGTGTCATCATTGTCGGCCCCACAACCATTGAAGGAACCAAAGAAAAAGGAAAGCTCTTCTCCAGAAGTGGATGGTACGATACACAGACGAATATTTCGGAGTTGTACAAAGATTCGCGGCTCGAACGCAATGACCAGATTCTGGAAGGCGATACATTATACTACAACAAAACGACCGGCGACGGACGGGCTTTTCACAAGGTGAAGCTTACCGACCTGAAGAACCACACCGTCATCACTGGCAAGCGTGCCATTTACAACGAAATCAGCGACAAAGCGATGGTGACCGATTCGGCGTTATTCATGCAGTATTCAAAAAAAGATACGCTGTTTATGCATGCCGACACGCTGCGTTCGGTTCCTGATACATCAGTAACTAAAGATACATTACGAACTAAAAAAGACGACAAGAAGATATTCCTGGCTTACTTTGGTGTCCGTTTTTACCGTGCCGATCTGCAGGGCAAATGTGATTCGTTGGCCTACCGGATGAAAGATTCAACCATCGAGATGTATCATGATCCGGTATTGTGGTCGAAGAATAACCAGATGACAGCTGACGTAGTAAAAATGACCACGCATGAAAAATCACCGGATATCGTGAATATGGAGAACAATTCCTTCATCATCTCCGAAGAAGATTCGGCCAAATTCAACCAAATAAGTGGAAAAGACATGCTCGGCTATATCAGGGATAACAACCTGTACAAAGTGGAAGTCAACGGGAATGGTCGCTCAATTTATTTCGCAAAGGATAAAGACAAATATATCGGTCTGAACCGTGTTGAAAGCAGTAATATCAATATCTATCTGACCGACGGGCACATTAACAATATCACCTTTATCACCCGACCCGATGCCAAAATGCTTCCGCTAGACGACGTAAATACAAGTGAAACGATGCTGCAGGGATTTAACTGGCGACCGAAAGAGAGACCCAAAAACCGGTATGACATTTTCCCTAAAAAAGAGCAGGCCAAGGGAAAGAAAACACCAGGCAAGAAAGCTTTGGCGCCAAAAGAAAAAGCGCAGAAACAAAACAAGATTGAATCTGCGCCCAAATCTCTTTCAAGGACACGTGACTAA
- a CDS encoding MoxR family ATPase, producing the protein MMFKNDTEAVDALRVKHDELLSEIQKVIYGQDEIIKEVLISIFSKGHCLLIGVPGLAKTLLVNTIARVLGLHYKRIQFTPDLMPSDIIGTEILDKDRAFKFVKGPLFANIILADEINRTPPKTQAALLEAMQEKSVTSAGTSYKLEEPFFVLATQNPIEQEGTYPLPEAQLDRFMFSIWLDYPAHEDEMTIVKNTTSDFKNEAKNVISAEEILHFQELIKRVPINDNVLRYAVTLAAKTRPGTEHAPAITNEYLKWGAGPRASQYLVTGAKTHAALHGKYSPDIEDVKAVATAILRHRIIKNYRAEAEGIGVDDIIAQLMK; encoded by the coding sequence ATGATGTTTAAGAATGATACAGAAGCCGTCGATGCTTTACGCGTAAAGCACGATGAGCTTCTTAGCGAAATACAAAAAGTTATCTATGGTCAGGACGAGATTATCAAGGAAGTCCTGATTTCCATTTTCAGTAAAGGACATTGTCTGCTGATTGGTGTTCCCGGATTGGCTAAAACGCTCTTGGTGAATACCATTGCGCGGGTACTTGGCTTGCATTACAAACGCATCCAGTTTACACCCGACTTAATGCCATCCGATATTATCGGTACCGAAATTCTGGATAAAGACCGGGCATTCAAATTTGTAAAAGGCCCACTGTTCGCCAATATCATTCTGGCCGACGAAATTAACCGTACGCCGCCGAAAACGCAGGCAGCTCTGTTGGAAGCCATGCAGGAAAAATCGGTGACCTCAGCCGGAACAAGCTATAAGTTGGAAGAACCTTTCTTCGTGCTGGCCACACAGAATCCGATTGAGCAGGAAGGAACCTATCCCCTTCCCGAAGCACAGCTCGACAGGTTTATGTTCTCCATCTGGCTCGATTATCCGGCTCACGAAGATGAAATGACTATCGTGAAGAACACCACTTCCGATTTTAAAAATGAAGCAAAGAATGTTATTTCGGCTGAAGAGATTCTTCACTTCCAGGAATTGATTAAACGTGTGCCCATCAACGACAACGTGCTACGATATGCTGTAACGCTGGCCGCCAAAACCCGTCCGGGAACCGAGCATGCGCCGGCAATTACCAATGAATACCTGAAGTGGGGTGCTGGCCCGAGGGCATCACAATATCTTGTAACAGGAGCTAAAACCCACGCAGCGCTGCACGGCAAATATTCGCCGGATATCGAGGACGTAAAAGCGGTCGCAACAGCCATTCTACGCCACCGGATTATCAAAAACTACAGGGCGGAAGCCGAAGGAATTGGTGTGGATGACATCATCGCACAACTCATGAAATAA
- a CDS encoding peptidylprolyl isomerase, producing MLKHTLKILLPVLFLFAGSAQTFAQDKVIDQIVAVVGGNIILKSDIETQYLQMQAQGATSTGDMKCEILENLLEQKLLLAEAQLDTTITVTDNQINQEMDRRMQYFIEHIGSEKAVEEYFHKPIIQIKADMEDAIREQLMTQQMHSKITENVSVTPSEVRRFYKNMKPDEIPMVKEQLQYAEITVLPKISEKEDLRVKTQLRDLKRRVENGENFATLAVLYSEGPSARNGGELGYLGRGQLDPAFAAVAFNLKPGKVSKVVKSEMGYHIIQLIDRKGEKVNVRHIIIKPKVSPKELDHAKEHIDSIADYIRRDSISWERAAYLYSFDKDTRNNSGLVINPNTGSSKFEVSQLDPAVSKVITKLKIGEISDPFLMQDPKRQRQVYTIVKLLDKSKPHKANLAEDYQMLSDMCLQKKKEKVYQNWIADRVAKTYVRIDDSYVNCNFKFKNWVK from the coding sequence ATGCTGAAACATACATTGAAAATTTTACTGCCAGTTCTGTTTTTATTCGCAGGTTCGGCTCAAACCTTTGCTCAGGACAAAGTCATCGACCAGATAGTTGCTGTTGTTGGAGGAAACATCATTCTGAAATCGGATATCGAAACACAGTATCTGCAGATGCAGGCACAGGGTGCCACCTCTACCGGAGACATGAAGTGTGAGATTCTGGAGAACTTGCTCGAACAAAAATTGCTGTTGGCAGAAGCACAACTCGATACAACCATTACGGTGACGGATAACCAGATCAACCAGGAGATGGACCGCCGGATGCAGTACTTCATCGAGCATATTGGTTCGGAAAAAGCCGTGGAAGAGTATTTCCATAAGCCCATCATTCAAATCAAGGCTGATATGGAAGACGCCATCCGGGAACAATTGATGACGCAACAGATGCACTCGAAAATTACCGAAAACGTGTCTGTAACGCCTTCCGAAGTTCGTCGTTTCTATAAAAACATGAAACCGGATGAAATTCCAATGGTGAAAGAACAGCTTCAGTATGCTGAAATTACCGTTCTCCCCAAAATCAGTGAGAAAGAAGACCTCCGGGTAAAAACTCAGCTTCGTGACCTGAAAAGAAGGGTGGAAAACGGAGAAAACTTTGCCACACTGGCTGTACTCTATTCCGAAGGACCTTCGGCACGTAACGGTGGTGAACTGGGCTACCTGGGACGTGGCCAGCTCGACCCGGCCTTTGCAGCCGTTGCTTTCAACCTGAAGCCGGGCAAAGTATCGAAAGTGGTGAAGAGTGAAATGGGTTACCACATCATTCAGCTCATCGACCGGAAAGGTGAAAAAGTGAATGTACGACACATTATTATTAAACCGAAGGTGAGTCCGAAAGAACTGGATCACGCCAAAGAGCATATCGACAGCATCGCCGACTACATTCGCCGCGACAGTATTTCGTGGGAGCGCGCTGCTTACCTCTATTCGTTCGACAAAGATACCCGGAACAATAGCGGGCTGGTAATTAATCCGAATACCGGTTCTTCCAAGTTCGAAGTAAGTCAGTTAGATCCAGCTGTTAGTAAGGTGATCACCAAGTTGAAAATCGGCGAAATTTCCGATCCCTTCCTCATGCAGGATCCCAAACGTCAGCGGCAGGTTTATACCATCGTTAAACTACTGGACAAAAGCAAACCGCACAAAGCGAACCTGGCAGAAGATTACCAGATGCTGAGTGATATGTGCCTGCAGAAGAAAAAGGAAAAGGTATATCAGAACTGGATTGCTGACCGGGTAGCCAAAACGTACGTTCGTATCGACGATTCGTATGTCAATTGTAACTTCAAGTTCAAGAACTGGGTTAAATAA
- a CDS encoding peptidylprolyl isomerase — protein MLKSICSVLLLLLLTLTGISANAKEKQVIMTIGGDKIYSDEFLRMYRKNNLSLPDSLQKTPQQYLQLFIDFKLKVRAAEAHGMDTLSSFKSELARYREEAASPYLTDSTIDEQLVRTMYHRMTTEVKASHILIRIPRNASPADTLKAWNQINDLRQRAVNGDDFAKLALNYSQDPSARNNKGELGYFSGFMMVYPFEKAAYETPVGQISPIVRTRFGYHLIKVEDKRPSPGEMHAAHIMFFVRPGSSPEAEAQIHAKADSVYRMLQNGADFAQLAKKYSDDKKSGANGGVLPWFRSGRMIPEIAETAFALKNDGDYSKPVRSPYGWHIVKRLAVKPVPTFDELRPKIVANLKKSPERNQEAKAAFIRKLKSEYTLNENPTTQEWLSSLNGSTKDSLQAKAESTTNKPLFSINKKPFSQAEFINFIQQKKHNHKPLTKEQIDNYYDHFKDQSFLKYEDSQLEKKYPDFRLLVKEYHDGLLLFNITDQKVWQKAAKDTTGLKEFYANHRENYRTERYFGGTVYLCPSHKIATEVDKMVEAGKDSTIIIQKLKNLEGFSHRTGKFKEGDNPAVDFYIFNDKDTITKTQAGLAVLQGKSHPRGYEPLKDVRGTCLADYQDYLEKQWVKQLRQKYPVKVKQQAINRILKHTAEK, from the coding sequence ATGCTCAAATCCATTTGCAGTGTACTGCTCCTTCTCCTGCTAACGTTAACCGGAATTTCGGCTAATGCCAAAGAGAAACAGGTCATCATGACCATTGGCGGCGATAAAATTTACAGCGATGAATTTCTCCGGATGTACCGTAAAAATAATTTGAGTCTGCCGGATTCCCTCCAGAAAACGCCACAACAGTATTTACAGCTTTTCATCGACTTTAAACTAAAAGTTCGGGCAGCGGAAGCGCACGGAATGGATACGCTCAGTTCCTTCAAAAGCGAACTGGCCCGTTACCGGGAAGAAGCGGCCTCTCCTTACCTGACCGATTCCACCATCGACGAACAGTTGGTACGGACAATGTACCACCGGATGACGACCGAGGTAAAAGCTTCGCATATCCTGATACGGATTCCGCGCAATGCCTCTCCGGCCGACACACTGAAAGCATGGAATCAAATCAACGACCTGCGTCAGCGAGCCGTGAATGGAGACGATTTTGCCAAGTTAGCCCTCAACTATTCACAAGATCCATCGGCCAGGAACAACAAAGGTGAACTGGGTTATTTCAGTGGCTTCATGATGGTATATCCATTTGAAAAAGCAGCTTATGAAACTCCTGTGGGACAAATCTCTCCCATCGTTCGCACCCGTTTTGGTTATCACCTGATAAAAGTTGAAGACAAAAGGCCATCGCCGGGCGAAATGCACGCAGCGCACATCATGTTTTTTGTCCGTCCGGGAAGCAGTCCGGAAGCAGAGGCACAAATCCACGCAAAAGCAGATAGTGTTTACCGAATGCTGCAAAACGGCGCCGACTTTGCTCAACTGGCAAAAAAATACTCCGACGATAAAAAGAGTGGCGCAAATGGTGGCGTGCTGCCCTGGTTCCGTTCCGGACGAATGATTCCCGAAATTGCAGAAACAGCCTTTGCTCTGAAGAATGATGGCGATTACTCAAAGCCCGTTCGCTCGCCGTATGGCTGGCACATCGTTAAAAGATTAGCGGTCAAACCGGTCCCCACCTTCGATGAATTGCGTCCGAAGATTGTAGCAAACCTGAAAAAATCTCCGGAAAGGAATCAGGAAGCTAAAGCAGCTTTCATCAGGAAATTAAAATCGGAATACACGCTCAACGAAAATCCGACTACACAGGAATGGCTTTCTTCGTTAAACGGAAGTACCAAAGACTCACTTCAGGCGAAAGCCGAATCGACGACAAACAAACCACTGTTCAGCATCAACAAAAAACCTTTTAGCCAGGCTGAATTCATCAATTTCATTCAGCAAAAAAAACACAACCACAAGCCACTGACCAAAGAACAAATCGATAATTATTACGACCATTTTAAAGACCAAAGTTTTCTGAAGTACGAAGATTCGCAGCTTGAAAAGAAATACCCGGATTTCCGGTTATTGGTAAAAGAGTACCACGATGGCCTTCTGCTATTCAATATTACCGACCAAAAAGTCTGGCAGAAAGCAGCAAAGGACACGACAGGGCTGAAGGAATTTTATGCAAATCATCGTGAAAATTACCGAACGGAAAGATATTTCGGCGGGACTGTTTATCTTTGTCCCTCGCATAAAATTGCGACTGAGGTTGATAAAATGGTAGAAGCGGGCAAAGACAGTACAATCATCATCCAAAAACTTAAAAACCTTGAAGGTTTTTCTCACCGAACGGGAAAATTCAAAGAGGGAGACAACCCCGCTGTCGATTTTTACATCTTCAATGATAAGGACACAATAACAAAGACACAAGCCGGATTAGCTGTATTGCAGGGCAAATCGCACCCCAGGGGGTATGAGCCGCTAAAAGACGTAAGGGGAACCTGCCTGGCAGACTACCAGGATTACCTTGAAAAACAATGGGTAAAACAGCTGCGGCAGAAATATCCGGTGAAAGTGAAACAGCAGGCAATAAACAGAATTTTGAAGCACACGGCAGAAAAATGA
- the guaB gene encoding IMP dehydrogenase, which translates to MSFLSDKVVHEGLTFDDVLLVPAYSEVLPRDVDISSNFTRNIRLNTPIVSAAMDTVTDSKLAIAIAREGGIGVIHKNMSIEAQAKQVTIVKRAENGMIYDPITISKEKKVGDALSIMETFKIGGIPVVDAAGLLVGIVTNRDLRFERDLQRPIAEVMTVENLITTDVSTNLEKAADILQQYKIEKLPVVDKHNKLIGLVTYKDITKAKDKPRACKDEKGRLRVAAAVGVARDTIERIDALVEAQVDAIVIDTAHGHSRGVLEMLKKAKNKYPEKEFVVGNIGTAEAASELVFAGADAVKVGIGPGSICTTRIVAGVGIPQLSAIYSVAKAIKNSGVPIIADGGLRYSGDIVKALAAGAHSVMAGSLFAGVEESPGETIIYQGRKFKSYRGMGSIEAMQEGSKDRYFQDVEDDIKKLVPEGIVARVPYKGTLYEVLFQMVGGLRAGMGYCGAHNIHKLHEAKFTRITNAGVTESHPHDVSITREAPNYSRDNN; encoded by the coding sequence ATGTCGTTTCTGTCCGATAAAGTTGTTCATGAAGGCCTCACCTTTGATGATGTGCTGCTCGTACCTGCCTACTCAGAAGTGCTCCCCAGAGACGTGGATATCTCTTCCAATTTTACCCGGAATATCCGGTTGAATACGCCCATTGTTTCGGCGGCCATGGATACTGTGACCGATTCGAAGCTGGCTATCGCGATTGCCCGCGAAGGAGGCATCGGGGTGATTCACAAAAACATGAGCATCGAAGCGCAGGCAAAGCAGGTGACGATTGTGAAACGGGCAGAAAACGGAATGATTTACGACCCCATTACTATCTCGAAAGAGAAGAAAGTGGGTGATGCTCTCTCCATAATGGAAACATTCAAGATTGGGGGAATTCCCGTGGTAGATGCTGCCGGTTTACTGGTAGGGATTGTGACCAATCGCGACCTCCGGTTTGAACGCGATTTGCAGCGCCCCATAGCGGAAGTGATGACAGTCGAAAATCTGATTACCACTGATGTATCGACCAACCTGGAAAAGGCTGCCGATATTTTGCAACAATATAAAATCGAAAAGCTCCCCGTTGTCGATAAGCACAACAAACTCATTGGACTGGTTACCTACAAGGACATTACCAAAGCGAAAGACAAGCCGCGGGCTTGTAAAGATGAGAAGGGCCGCTTGCGCGTAGCCGCTGCGGTTGGTGTAGCACGTGATACTATTGAACGAATTGATGCGCTGGTGGAAGCACAGGTAGATGCCATTGTGATTGACACCGCACATGGTCATTCGCGTGGCGTGTTGGAAATGCTGAAAAAGGCAAAAAATAAATATCCCGAGAAGGAATTCGTCGTTGGAAATATTGGTACGGCTGAAGCTGCCTCCGAGCTCGTTTTCGCCGGGGCGGATGCTGTTAAAGTTGGTATCGGGCCAGGTTCCATTTGCACCACCCGCATCGTGGCCGGCGTGGGTATACCGCAACTTTCGGCTATTTACAGTGTGGCCAAAGCCATTAAAAACAGTGGCGTTCCGATTATCGCTGACGGCGGACTGCGCTATTCCGGCGATATCGTGAAAGCACTGGCTGCCGGTGCGCACAGTGTGATGGCCGGTTCTTTGTTTGCCGGTGTGGAAGAGTCACCCGGCGAAACCATCATTTACCAAGGACGGAAATTTAAATCCTACCGGGGAATGGGCTCCATCGAAGCCATGCAGGAAGGTTCAAAAGACCGCTATTTCCAGGATGTTGAAGATGACATAAAAAAACTGGTTCCGGAAGGCATTGTTGCCCGGGTTCCATACAAAGGCACATTGTACGAGGTACTTTTTCAGATGGTTGGTGGCCTGCGGGCTGGAATGGGATACTGCGGAGCACATAACATTCACAAGTTGCACGAAGCAAAATTCACCCGAATCACCAATGCAGGCGTTACCGAAAGTCATCCGCATGATGTTTCCATTACCCGTGAGGCACCTAATTATTCACGGGATAACAATTAA
- a CDS encoding ATP-dependent DNA helicase RecQ: protein MSDFHEILKKYWGYDDFRPLQEEIIQSVVSGKDTLGLMPTGGGKSITFQVFSMANEGLCLVVTPLIALMKDQVENLKKRCIKALAVYSGMTSMEIDVTLKNAVYGDYKFLYVSPERLASASFQEYLHRMNLNLITVDEAHCISQWGYDFRPSYLNIASLREHFPEVPILALTATATPDVVDDIQDKLKFKEKNVLQKSFYRENLVYMVRQKEDKLGYLVETVKKAKGSGVVYVRSRKKTREITELLRRERVSADFYHAGLAPEIRARKQDEWMSGKSRVIVATNAFGMGIDKPDVRFVIHVDLPDSLEAYFQEAGRAGRDGKRAAAVLLFNATDKRRLHKQVTDSFPEMEMIRRVYKALGNYFSVAVGTGKGRVFDFNLADFSRNFNLQPLAVFHCLKILQREGYLEFTDELEHSSRIFFRITRDELYKFQVANASFDAFVKLLLRSYTGVFSEFTVVNEQILAQRAKTTVDVVKEYLSRLNTLKVVHYIPRRKSALIIFTKERIEEKRIKISPENYAIRKQQFLDRVDAVIHYAAQEEQCRSVVLLNYFGQTDGQPCGECDVCRREHQAGVTRSEFEHISRKVNELLLEQPLAIQELVREVDGKEKQVLGVTRWMLDNGDIINGSDGRLHCRES, encoded by the coding sequence ATGAGCGATTTTCACGAAATATTAAAGAAATACTGGGGCTACGACGATTTTCGTCCGTTGCAGGAGGAGATTATTCAATCGGTTGTCTCGGGGAAAGATACGTTGGGATTAATGCCTACCGGAGGTGGAAAGTCCATTACGTTCCAGGTTTTCTCGATGGCAAACGAGGGATTATGCCTGGTTGTAACGCCGCTGATTGCGCTCATGAAAGATCAGGTGGAGAATCTGAAAAAGCGCTGCATCAAAGCATTGGCCGTATACTCGGGAATGACTTCGATGGAGATTGATGTAACCCTGAAGAACGCGGTTTATGGCGATTACAAGTTTCTATACGTTTCTCCGGAACGATTGGCCAGCGCTTCGTTTCAGGAGTACCTGCACCGGATGAACCTGAATTTGATTACGGTGGACGAAGCGCATTGTATCTCGCAATGGGGTTATGATTTTCGTCCTTCGTATCTGAATATCGCTTCTTTGCGTGAACATTTCCCGGAAGTTCCCATATTGGCGCTGACAGCGACAGCTACTCCCGATGTGGTCGATGATATTCAGGATAAGCTGAAATTCAAAGAGAAGAATGTCCTGCAAAAGAGTTTCTACCGTGAAAACCTGGTGTACATGGTCCGGCAAAAGGAAGACAAGCTGGGCTATCTGGTGGAAACGGTGAAAAAAGCGAAAGGCAGCGGTGTGGTTTACGTTCGGAGCCGGAAGAAAACCCGGGAGATTACCGAATTGCTGAGAAGAGAGCGTGTCTCCGCCGATTTTTACCATGCCGGGTTGGCACCTGAAATCCGCGCACGGAAGCAGGATGAATGGATGAGTGGCAAGTCGCGGGTCATTGTTGCCACCAATGCGTTTGGAATGGGCATCGATAAGCCGGATGTCCGTTTTGTGATTCACGTCGATTTGCCTGATTCGCTGGAGGCTTACTTTCAGGAAGCCGGCCGGGCCGGTCGTGATGGTAAAAGGGCGGCGGCTGTTTTGCTGTTCAATGCGACCGACAAGCGCCGATTGCATAAGCAAGTAACCGACAGTTTTCCGGAAATGGAGATGATTCGCCGGGTGTACAAGGCGCTGGGAAATTATTTTAGCGTAGCCGTTGGGACAGGAAAAGGACGCGTGTTCGATTTTAACCTGGCTGACTTTTCGCGTAATTTCAACCTCCAGCCATTGGCGGTTTTTCATTGTCTGAAAATACTGCAGCGAGAAGGTTATCTGGAGTTCACGGACGAATTGGAACATTCGTCGCGTATCTTTTTCCGGATAACCCGGGATGAACTTTATAAGTTCCAGGTCGCCAATGCTTCGTTCGATGCATTTGTCAAGTTGCTGCTCCGCTCTTATACCGGTGTTTTCAGCGAATTCACGGTAGTAAATGAGCAAATTCTGGCGCAACGGGCCAAAACGACTGTTGATGTGGTGAAGGAATACCTGAGCCGCCTGAATACATTGAAAGTGGTTCACTATATTCCGCGCCGAAAAAGTGCGCTGATCATTTTTACGAAGGAACGCATTGAAGAAAAACGCATCAAAATCAGTCCGGAGAATTATGCCATTCGCAAACAGCAGTTTCTCGACCGGGTGGATGCCGTCATTCATTACGCGGCGCAGGAAGAGCAATGCCGGAGCGTGGTTCTGCTCAATTATTTCGGACAAACGGATGGGCAACCGTGCGGTGAATGCGATGTTTGCCGGCGGGAACATCAGGCTGGTGTAACCCGCTCGGAGTTCGAACATATTTCCCGGAAGGTAAACGAATTGCTACTTGAACAGCCGCTGGCTATTCAGGAGTTGGTGCGCGAAGTGGATGGAAAGGAAAAACAAGTGTTGGGTGTGACCCGCTGGATGCTAGATAATGGCGACATAATAAACGGTTCCGACGGACGTTTACATTGTAGAGAATCCTGA
- a CDS encoding DUF5063 domain-containing protein codes for MEGETSHIVYSVNVIEFVTVANEYCATLETMDDLNRKDFVHKMQKIFPLLYLKASLLPEVEEMLEDEPEKFVAEEDYNYLHRKLQVKLGEHDAYLEVFDPMMQYSEGPVEGSLAENMADIYQDLKDFILSYRIGTVEVMNDALLECRNNFAEYWGQRLVNGLRALHNLTFGDVDLSEDAKKKEAEKKDDEEQIDSPDWILKQQFKNFRGE; via the coding sequence ATGGAAGGGGAAACTTCACATATTGTCTATTCAGTCAACGTAATCGAGTTCGTGACAGTGGCCAATGAGTATTGCGCCACGTTGGAAACGATGGATGATCTTAACAGGAAGGATTTCGTGCATAAGATGCAAAAGATTTTTCCGTTGCTTTACCTGAAAGCTTCTCTGCTTCCGGAAGTGGAGGAAATGCTGGAGGATGAGCCGGAAAAGTTTGTTGCTGAAGAAGATTACAACTACCTGCACCGGAAATTGCAGGTGAAACTTGGCGAGCACGACGCCTACCTGGAAGTTTTCGATCCAATGATGCAATACAGCGAAGGTCCTGTTGAAGGAAGCCTGGCGGAAAATATGGCCGATATCTATCAGGATCTGAAAGATTTCATTCTTTCTTATCGCATTGGCACCGTTGAAGTGATGAACGATGCGTTATTGGAGTGTCGTAATAATTTTGCAGAATACTGGGGACAGCGTCTGGTTAACGGTCTTCGTGCATTGCACAATCTCACTTTTGGCGATGTGGATCTGTCTGAAGATGCAAAGAAGAAAGAGGCTGAAAAGAAAGATGATGAGGAACAAATTGATAGTCCTGACTGGATTCTGAAACAGCAATTCAAGAATTTCAGAGGGGAGTAG
- a CDS encoding 3'-5' exonuclease, protein MKEETTVLHKCISKDELNELPLSHFEGEIQLVETLEQVDEAARYLEQQLILGFDTETRPSFKKGQTNPVALLQLSTSDKAFLFRINKIGLPESLVRILSNPKIVKSGAAIRDDIKILKNVNHFRPGGFVELQEYVKDFGIENFSLKKLAGIVLGFRISKSQRLTNWEAPVLTVPQQIYAATDAWVSYEIYVRLLEMEGQMAI, encoded by the coding sequence ATGAAGGAAGAAACAACTGTTTTACATAAGTGTATTTCGAAAGATGAACTGAACGAATTGCCTTTGAGTCATTTCGAGGGAGAGATTCAGCTTGTCGAAACACTGGAACAGGTGGATGAAGCGGCTCGTTATCTGGAGCAGCAGCTCATTCTTGGTTTTGATACTGAAACGCGTCCTTCATTCAAAAAAGGGCAAACCAATCCGGTGGCTCTTCTTCAGCTTTCTACTTCTGACAAAGCATTTTTATTCCGCATTAACAAAATCGGCCTTCCGGAAAGTTTGGTTCGTATCCTTTCCAATCCGAAAATTGTAAAAAGCGGGGCAGCCATTCGTGACGATATCAAGATTTTGAAGAATGTCAATCATTTCCGTCCGGGAGGATTTGTCGAGTTGCAGGAGTACGTCAAGGATTTCGGCATTGAGAATTTCAGTCTGAAGAAACTGGCCGGCATTGTATTGGGATTCCGTATTTCTAAATCACAGCGTTTGACTAACTGGGAAGCTCCGGTTTTAACGGTGCCGCAACAAATTTATGCGGCAACTGATGCCTGGGTTTCGTATGAAATATATGTTCGCCTGCTCGAAATGGAAGGTCAGATGGCTATCTGA